The Alligator mississippiensis isolate rAllMis1 chromosome 8, rAllMis1, whole genome shotgun sequence genomic sequence ttttcctgcctctgcaggctggctggacCCCTCTACACATTGCTGCTTCAGCTGGTCGTGATGAAATTGTGAAAGTTCTGATTGGAAGAGGTGCTCAGGTGAACGTGGCCAATCAGAATGGCTGCACCCCTCTGCATTATGCAGCTTCCAAAAATAGGGAAGAGGTATGGTTTCTAATGTTAGCAAGCCctgcttctctctttcttttaaacaAGGTAAATTAAGGgaacttccccctcccctttttctttcctcatACGCTCAGATTGCAGTCATGCTGTTAGAGAATGGCGCTGATCCAGATGCAACAGATCACTTTGAGTCCACTCCGTTACATAGagcagcagccaaaggaaacCTAAAAATGATACAGATCCTCTTGCGGTACAATGCATCTGTGAACATGCAGGACTCGGAGGGGAACACACCTCTGTAAGTGGTTTTCCATTTGCAAGCTTTATATTAACTTATCTCTATGGAAAATGTCTTTACTTCACTTGCAAGCATTGTTTGAAAATTCTCTGTTCCTTTAGAAAACTTGACATTATCTCCCTGTTTTCTAATTGTAAAAGCCACTGGAAGCAAAGATGCATGACTATATTTGATTCAGTTTATGATGAAGACTGTTTTTCCAGATATATTAGAGATTCTTCCATTTTATATGATTTCCAAGAGAAACAAAACATTGTAATTTAACAATTATGCTCAGTTGCCAGTAGAGGGAGACTATGTGCCAACAGTCTGAATGCTGGAGAAAGTTAGGCTGTTTGTAGTCTTGACCTTCTTGCCTTGTTAAACACTCCAAACATGCCATGAATATAAAACCTGCCTAGGGCAGAGGAAGAATCTTGGAAGGACAGACCTGGTTTTGGAACTTTTCTGTAACTCTCTTAAGAAAGTAAACAGCAGGTTTAAAGTCCAGTAACTGAAATTTACATCTCTATCATGGGATCAGTATGAGTTCCTtggagtgaaatcctggccccaatGAAGTTAGTTGGAAGATTTCTAATCAACTCCAGGGGGGGTAGGATTTCACACTTAATGTTTTGGGAATTATTTAATTTCTGCTTTCTATCATGTACTAGCATCCagtaagactttaaaaaaattaatctaaTGCTCTTTGACTTGGCACAACTGCagttttcttgaaaaaaatgttcactgTATAAACCTCTAGATATCTTGAGATATCAAACAATATAGCTAAACCTTTGTATCCCAACACAAAATGTACTGTTATAAATAACTGAGGAATGAGATCTTGGTCCCAtaattttagtttggtttcttctCGAGGCCTTCATGTAATTCAGGCTCACAAACTGGAATTCTTTGACTTCTCCAAAGTTGACTGGTGCTCAGCAAGGCCAGTGTGTAGGGCTAAAGTGAAGGCCTTCATCTTGACAACTCTTATCCTCAGAAAAGCTCTTAGAAAGTTATTAATGACAGTGAAGAGACTGGGCAACAGGCTTTACGGGTTTATTGTAAGTTAGTTGCACGTCGTTGTTCTGTTTCGACTTTCTGGGGACATTCCTGGCATTATAATTGTGGTTCTCTGTAGACTTCCTAGGGACTGATGTTATAAACTCAGTAGATCGGCAGTGATTGTgggtttcttgttttttgttaCAGCCATTTAGCCTGTGATGAAGAGAGAGCAGATGAAGCAAAGCTGTTGGTGTCCCGTGGTTCAAGTATTTACATTGAGAATAAAGAAGAAATGACCCCACTGAAAGTGGCAAAAGGTGGCCTGGGAGCCATACTTAAGAAAATGGTGGAAGGCTAACAGTGTCATCTGAGCTTTTATATTATTCTAATTCCATTCCTGATGCACTCATATTTAAGATTGTAACTTTAATATTTTTACATCTTATTTGGCCTAGATTATAATGCAGATAATTGTATAAACCTTCACTTTTTCCATTTGTACTGCCAACCTATTTCCCTCGCTAGTAATTAAATCAGTCAGcagtttttaaagtattttcagtATTCTGCACTTTTGTTTCACTTGAAGTCATTATGGCTCTTATAATTTAGACTTGGAAAGATCCTATCAGGTCATCCtg encodes the following:
- the PSMD10 gene encoding 26S proteasome non-ATPase regulatory subunit 10 is translated as MEGSVSNVELCNLAYAGQLDELRARLLQDRGLAARTDQDRRTALHWACSAGHADIANFLLNLGAPVGPPDDAGWTPLHIAASAGRDEIVKVLIGRGAQVNVANQNGCTPLHYAASKNREEIAVMLLENGADPDATDHFESTPLHRAAAKGNLKMIQILLRYNASVNMQDSEGNTPLHLACDEERADEAKLLVSRGSSIYIENKEEMTPLKVAKGGLGAILKKMVEG